In Bacteroidota bacterium, a genomic segment contains:
- a CDS encoding VWA domain-containing protein → MKKWSFLAVFVCLGIIARGGNVPEVKDKADKKKVALKSELQKNASRNEVPAPDPNPEDDPKAVAAALPTPLRGGKIAELYQGLANASGGAYYDAITRPLLDVLDELLQQQLVKGADVAFVIDHTSSMEDDIDNIRLDIQKLISRFDAAGDVRVGIVSFSDVKSGLKSGYGSTGLNADYSGLSDFLGKIELIGSIEDIYGAIWKTVDEFKWQSKTKRLIVLISDDKPASSKDSNYSEEDVIAKCALAAVNTNVYPVLVDKYSPVQH, encoded by the coding sequence GCCCGAAGTCAAGGACAAGGCCGACAAGAAAAAAGTGGCCCTCAAGTCTGAATTGCAGAAAAACGCATCCCGGAACGAAGTTCCGGCACCCGATCCCAATCCGGAGGACGATCCCAAGGCCGTCGCAGCCGCTTTGCCGACACCTTTACGAGGCGGAAAGATTGCCGAACTCTACCAAGGACTCGCCAATGCCAGCGGAGGCGCCTATTACGATGCCATCACGCGGCCCTTGCTCGACGTCCTCGACGAACTCCTGCAGCAACAATTAGTGAAAGGCGCCGATGTCGCCTTTGTCATTGACCATACAAGCAGCATGGAAGACGACATCGACAACATTCGCCTCGACATCCAAAAGCTGATTTCCAGGTTTGACGCAGCCGGCGACGTGCGCGTCGGGATTGTTTCCTTCTCGGACGTAAAAAGTGGCTTGAAATCCGGTTATGGCTCCACGGGGCTCAATGCGGATTATTCAGGACTGTCTGACTTTTTGGGTAAAATCGAATTGATCGGCAGCATCGAGGACATCTATGGCGCGATCTGGAAAACGGTCGACGAATTCAAATGGCAGTCCAAAACCAAACGACTGATCGTGCTCATCAGCGACGACAAACCAGCCTCCTCCAAAGACAGCAATTATTCCGAAGAGGATGTCATTGCCAAATGCGCCCTCGCGGCTGTCAACACCAATGTTTATCCCGTGCTTGTGGATAAATATTCCCCTGTCCAGCACTAA